CTCCTCGCATAAGCGGACGGCCGTGTGCCCGTTTTCGGCTAAGCCGACGACGGTAATGTCCGGGTCCATGTCGAGGACGATGTGAAGACTTTCACGGATTAAATCCTGGTCATCGACCAGGAGAAGCTTTAGCGGCGTTGAACTCATGGGCTTTTCTCACTCCTCACGGATAAGTAACTTTTTGTATTGTATCACGTACTTTTATTTGTTGGGCTAGAGTGCCAGCTGCTGCGGAGCAGGAATGCTGCAGCTGACGACGGTACCCTGGCCTAGTGCCGAGCGAATCTGCAGTGTCCCTTGCAGCGCACTGATGCGTTCCTGCATGGCCCCGATGCCGAAGCCGGCATTCAGCCGGTCCGTGCCGACACCGTCGTCTTCAATCAGCAGGGTAACCTGATCATCGGTATAGGCGAGTCTGACCTCAACGGCGGCGGCTCTGCCGTGCCGCTTCGCGTTGGTTAATGACTCCTGCAAGCAGCGAATCAAGGAAAGCTTGGCTTGTTTGGGAAGCTCATATTCTTGGCCTTCGGTGTTGAAGCGAATCTGCGTCCCAGTATGAACGGCGAACTCATTGGCTAATCGGTTCAATTGATAGGAGAGCAGCATATCGTCCCCATGGGGCATCATCTGATGGATGCTCCTGCGTACTTCCTCCAGCCCGCTGCGGGTCACATCGCGCAAGACGTCAAGCTTTTCCTTGGCTTTGTCCGGGGCTGCTTCGATCAAGTACGACACGGCATCCATCCCCATGATGACAGAGGTGAAGGTGTGTCCGACTGTATCATGAAGCTCCCGAGCCATCCGGTTGCGTTCTTCCACAAGCGTTAATTGCTCGATTTGGTTGGCGTACTGCTCCAGAACGTTGTTCTGCTCGTGAATTAATTGATATTGTCGTTGATTCTCGGCAAGCAGCGTCTCGGTTTTTTCATTAGAGGAGACTACACGCTGCAGGGAAATACCGATAGTGTAAAAAAGCACCGCATATAACACTTGGCTGAACACCTCACCTACGATTTGCTCTGAATCTACCAAGAAATAATAGGTGACAGGCATGGCTAATATGTAAATAGGTGCAATCCACCATGCATTTTTTCGATCAGTGAGGAATCCAACGGCCATTAATGGGCAATTAATAATAGAGTAGATATCTTGCTCCCTCCAAGAGAGATAGATTTGAAGAGGAGCATTCGTTATGAGGACCGCTAACGGATACAACTGGCAGCTAACATATCCAGGACGCCAGAATAGCAGCGGCAATCCATAGGAGAGGAGCAGGAAAACAATGGTAAGCGGAACGGAAATATGTTTAAATTCATTCATATGGAGAAGCACATAGACAAGTCCAAGCATCGTGTTTCCGGATAACAGAATAAAGAGCGTCCATTCCACACCATGCCAAGGTCTTCTTTGAATCATAGTCGGGCTCCTTTACGGCTTCATTTCGCTTTATTTCGCATTATATTCATTGTACATAATTACACGGAATTTCCATAGTGAGGCAAGTCATGATGGCATGTGACTTTATATATGACTTTTTCAAATAAAAGAGGAGAGTGCTCGAATGAAAACGGCAGATGCAGCTTTACCTATTGTACAAATGGAGCAAGTGTGCAAAAAAATCGGCGCCAAAACCATTATCGATAAGCTCAGCTTTGAGGTTCCCCGGGGCGAAGTATTTGGATTTCTGGGGCCTAACGGTGCGGGCAAAACTACGACCATCCGCATGATGGTGGGCTTGATGTCCATTACGGAGGGGGATATCCGAATCGGAGGTCATTCCATACGCACACATTTTGAGGAAGCGATCCGCCATATTGGCGCGATTGTAGAGAACCCGGAAATGTACAAATTTCTGAGCGGGTACCATAATCTGGTTCATTATGCGAGGATGATCCCTGGCATATCCGCGCAGCGGATCGAGGAGGTCATTAAGCTGGTAGGGATGGAAAATCGGATTCATGACAAAGTAAAAACCTATTCCCTAGGCATGCGTCAGCGTTTGGGCATTGCACAGGCTCTGCTTCATAAGCCTTCCGTGCTGATCTTGGATGAACCGACCAATGGACTGGATCCAGCCGGGATCCGGGAGCTGCGAGATCATTTACGCAAATTGACTCGGGAAGAAGGCATCTCCGTGATCGTATCCAGCCATCTGTTGTCCGAGATGGAGCTGATGTGCGATCGGGTAGCTATTATCCAGAACGGAAGCTTGGTCGATGTGAGGCTTATTAAAGATTTCAGACAGGCGGATGATAAGCTGCAGGTTGTATTTGACTTGGAGCCGCTGGATGCGGCAAGGAATCTTGTGAAGGAGGTTTCGTTAGAGGCTGTCTATGAGCTGAGAGGCGAAACGCTAGTGATGACGCTGGATCGGACGGAGGTTGCGGCTTGGAACAAGCGTTTTGTCGAAGCGGGAATCAACGTATTTGGCATTCGTACGGCTAATAAGTCGTTGGAAGATCAATTTTTGGAAATGACGGGAAGTGATCAAATTGCTTAATCTCATACAAAATGAAAATATGAAAATATATCGCAGGCTGCGAACCTGGATTCTAATCTTGCTGCTGGTCATGTTTGTTGTGATCGTGGCCATCTTCTCACACTCCGGCAAAGAAGATCAGCTGGCCAATTGGAAAGAAATGACTCAGGGCTCTATGGATCAAGCGGCCAAAGAGATGACGAATCCCGAGCTTTCGCCTACATTCAAGGAACAGCTGAAACAGGAGATGAAGCTCAAGCAATATGCCCTCGACCACGATATTCCTCCTGTGGAAATGACTATGTGGGGCGGTGTTCAAAATGCAGCCAACCTGATCCAATTCGTCACCTTGTTTACCGTGATCATTGCCGGAGATATGGTGGCGGGCGAATTTACATGGGGAACGATCAAGCTGCTGCTGATTCGTCCGGCCAGCCGTTCGAAAATTCTATTATCCAAGTATATGGCTACGCTATTGTTTGCTGCTCTCCTGCTGGTCATCTTGTTCATCAGCGCGGTATTCATCAGCGGATTGATCTATGGATTCAGTTACTTCAATATGCCGTACACGGCTTTGGGCGAGGGCGGAGCGATTCAGGTAAGCAGCATGCCGCTTCATATGATGGCGGACTACAGCTTAAAGCTCGTTGAGCTAGTGATGGTTGTGACACTGGCATTTATGATTTCCACGGTATTCCGCAGCTCTTCTTTGGCCATCGGCATTAGCATCTTCATCATGTTTGCGGGACAAGTGATTTCGATGCTCTTGCTGCGCTATTCATGGGGCAAGTACTTCTTGTTTGCCAATACGGACTTGACTCCATATTTGGACGGCAAGCCCTTGGCTGATGGCATGAGCCTTGGATTCTCCATCAGTGTGCTGCTGTTCTACTTCCTGCTGTTTAACGTGCTATCTTGGGAAATATTCCGAAGAAGAGACATCGCGGCCTGAAGACAGCAAAAACTGCTTTCCTTAGAGGGAAGCAGTTTTTTTCACATACTCGTCGATGGTTGGCGGCACTTCACGCAGCGATTCCAATTGATAGAAGGCGCCTTGGGGCTCCACATCAATGGTTCCGGTGTTATACTCCCAATCCTGATGGGCTGGGATATAGATGGTATGGATGCCTGCGTGAAGGGCGGGGAGAACATCCGTTCGAACGGAGTTGCCGATCATCCAGGTCCGCCTCGGATCGAAGCGCTGCTCGTGCACGAGAGATTTCATATATTCCTTTGTCTTATGCACGGTGACGAAAACTCGGTCGTCGAAGTAATCGTGAAGGCCGGAATCCGCCACCTTCTTCATTTGAATCGTTGCATCTCCGCCTGTGTACAGATATAGCTTATGCCCGGCGCTTCGGAGGGCGTCGAGCGTTTCATGCATGAGCGGGTAAGGCTCGACAGTATAGGAATAAACCGTATGGCCGAGATCCATGAGATGAGCTTCTTCCGTCTCGCTGGTTTCACGGCCTAGGACGTTTGAGAACCAGTGATACGTTTCGACGAAGGATTTGGGAAACCGCTCCGGCTTAAAGCCGTGAATTTGTACGCCGGCCAGATCAATTTCCACCTGCTTTTTCTTAATGTGTTGCGGTGTTAATTGGTGCCCGGAAAACCAGGTCAACATACGGTCCACGAATTGGTCGATGACAAAGTCGAAGTATCGATTGCAGTGTATGAGTGTATCGTCGAGATCAAATAGAATCGTTTGTTCTTTCATCTGCGTATCTCCTGCATCAGCCAGAAATAAGGAATTTCCAACCATTATACCATGTCAACCCAATTCGGCAACCGCACTCGCATGAATCACCGGGCACGCCAAGTCGATGATGTAAAGTAGCTGTCATAAGGACCAGCCTCCAATTCATCATGTGTCTGACAACAGTCATGCGACGTTGAACATTGAAGAAGTGTCCTTAATTGGATATAGCAACGGCAGGAGCCTTCAAGCTTTCTCCCGCCTGAGGCGCCGGCTTTGCAGCTTTATCAGGATCGCCGCTGCCTTGTGATGCAAGTGAAGGTTGTTTTCTTTCCATTTTGCTCGTTCCTTGAAATACTCCGCCTTCTTCGATGGTGATGGAAGCGGCGCTTATATCTCCAAGCAGCGTGCCTGTTGAAGTGATCGTAAGCTTGCCGGAGGTAGTAATATTGCCATGCACAATACCGGCCAAGACCACATCACGGGCTGTAATGTCCGAGCGGACATGGCCGTGCTCACCGATCGTCACATCCCCGTTGCATGTCACATCTCCGATAATTTGACCCTCAATCCGGATGCTTGCCTCCGAGCGGATGCAGCCCTCGAACAAAGTTCCTTCTCCGATTAAGGTGTCGGTCGTGTTCGGGTTCAATAACGATTTCCTTGTTTTAAACATGCTAGTTGGCTTCCTTTCGTACTGTTTTTAGATAGGGCTTGGGATCAACGCTTTTGCCGTTCTTGAGAATCTCATAATGGAGATGCGGGCCGGTGCTTCGCCCTGTGGAACCAACAAGGCCGATCTTTTGGCCTTTTTCCACATGCTCTCCCTTACGTACAAACATTTTGTTTAAGTGCATGTACCAGGTACGCAGACCGGAAGTATGCTCCACAATAATGTTATTACCATGGAAGCGGTCGGTTCCTGTGCTCACTACTTTACCATCAGCGGCAGCAAAAACAGGCTCATTCGCTTTGGCGCCAAAGTCAATGCCTGCATGGAAGCTCGGCTTCGCTGTGAAAGGATCCTTGCGGTACCCGTAATTCGATGTCACCAGCTTGGTCGTCGTGGGCCAAATGCTCGGTATGGCCCGCAGCTTTTCCTGCTGACGTTTTGCTTCCGCGAGACTCAGCCCTAGCTTGCTGACTTCCGTGTTCAGCGCGGTTAGAGAGGCCGAGGTTTGCTCGCCCAGCTTCAAGATATCGTCTTGGGAGACGGACTTGGAGCTTCCGCCGACACCCAAGGCCGGGCCTATCATCAGCTTCTCAGCCTGGGCGACAGCCGAGCTCGCTCCGGAAGCTTCCTTGGAGCTTGCATCGTCCAGTGACAGCGCTTTGAGTTCATGTTCCAGTTGTTTCATTTGTTCAACCTTGGCTTTCATTTGCTCGGCTTGCTGAGAAAGCTGAATCACTTCATTTTGCAATTGCTCGATGGCTTGATTCTTGGAGGTTAATGCTGCGCTTAGCTGCAGCTTCTCCCCGCGAAGCTGGGATTTGAGTACGCTTGCTGCTTTACTGGTATGCAGGTGCAAGGCATAGGTCATCAAACAGATAGCAAGCAGAAGACTGCCGCATGTCGCTATTGCATAGGTGAAGAGGTTGGTAATTCGAAATCTGACGATAGATTGATTCGCCTCAGGAATAATGACTAGCGTCAGTTTTTTGGGCTTCCATTTGAGTTTCATAACAACGTTATAAGCTCCTATTCAGATTTTTTGGACAAGAATAAGTTATTTGTTACCAGCTTGGGATTGTTTAATCCGACTCACCTCCATATATGTTGTGAATGCGGTTAAGGTCAGGCAGCATCCATATAAGGATGCGCATACGGTACCTGACTGCGGATTGTATCGGCTGAACACGAGGCCGGCTGCCATGCTGCCCAGAGATGCCAGCATCAAGAGATTGCCGATCCAAAGCCAATGCGAGTAAGTAAGATTCTTGCTCCAAAACGCTGCTCTGCTCTTTGATTGTGCGTCCGACCCGCCGGATGCAGGCTGGTGTTTGCTTTGACTTCTTGAATCGCCTTGACTGTCTTGATTGTCTTGATTGCCTTGACTCGCTTGATTGACTTGGTTCCCCCGTTTCTCCTGGCTCACCTGACTCGCTTGATTCCACTGTTTCTCTTGTTTCTCTTGTTTCTCTTGTTTCTCTTGTTTCTCTTGATTCCCCATTCCCAGCTTTCTGCTTTTGATCTTCACAACGACAAACAGAAGGATCATGACGGCAGGCTGATAGGCCAGCACAATAACCGGCGAGCTAAAGTTAGCAAAGGACAGCAGCTCTGTCGTACTTCGAAATGACATGATCGTTGTCATCACAAGAACCATGGCAACCGGTTTGTTGAATATCGGATAGTTACGCTCCTTGAACAAGCTGCTAATTCCAAGCAGCAGAGCTGTATAAAGAGCGATCATTTTGCAGGCAATGGTAGGAAACCATACCGTCAGCATGACGATATCCAGCCGGTCCAAGAAGTCGGTGACGTGGATCATTTGTACCAAATTATAGGTCGGATACAGGAAATTGCCCGGCATCTTCGGACCCAGGACGATCAACACCATAAAGATGAGCAATGTCAACAAAAAAATACCGAGCATGGCGCCATGACGAATGGAAGAGCGAATATAACTGGCGTTGTAGACGGTATGCAAGAAGGCCCCAAGAATAAAGATATCGCCAGCACTGCCGATGGTAAGCAGATTGCTGAAAGTAAGATTATAGACAGGGGCCGTCAAGACTGGCGAGATCAATCTCAAGTAAAACTCATTGGATAGCAGTAAAGGCATTGCCATGACGGAAACGACGAATAACGGGTAAAACAGGTCGTTAACGCGGGCAATGACTTCTACGCTGCTCTTGCCAAAATAGCAAAGCACCAAGCAGGGAAGAAGAATCAAGATCTCAATAGGTGTGTGATGAAGCAGCAGGGTCGAGCTGAACTTGGCCAAAGAACCAACATCTCTGGCGGCAATAAGCCACAAGTGAAACAGAATGACAAGATTGACCAGAGTCCCGCCCCATCTACCTAGCACTTCCATGGTAATCTCGAAGATATGCTTCCCCGGGTAATGTTTGCTCAAGTATCCAAAGAAAGCAGCGATAGCAAAGACATAGAAGACAGGGATGAGATAACTGAACCAGGCGTCCATTTCACTGACTCGGATCAGGACATTCTGGAGCGTCAGGATACCTCCGCTCGTTATCACGGAAGAGGCGAGCCATGCGAGCTGTCTCTGGTTAATAATTTGTTTGCTATCCATACAATCGAGTCACCGCTTTCCATGCTATCTACTTCTTTTAAACCCCGATCATACTGCTGACCCATGGCGATACGTAATGAATAAAGAATTGGGTTGGCATCGGGAAGCTTATATGCAAATACTTGCTTGCAAACAGTCCAAACGCAGCCAAATACGCGAGAGTGTAACAAAATTTGATACTTCTCTTCTGCTTACGGAGCATGCCCCAATCGAACATCAGACTGAAAAGCATAATGAAAAGAAAACCGAGACTGAATAATGTGTTCACTATCGCATTCCGTCCTTAATCACATTCTGGTTAATAAGACCTGTTTCGGTTATTGTGGCTGTTACCTGAATGTTGAAGGATGCTTCCTTAAACAAAGTCCTCCAGTTCTGCTCTAGACGCTTCTTCCACGCATCCGGATGGTTACGCCATACAACTAGGCCTAGTTGAGCAGAATCGGTGCCTTTATTTTGCATTTGTTTCAGACATGCCTGTACATTCTTCTTGATTTGTTCTGCGAACTTCTGCTCCAGATTATGCAGCACATCCGACTCGTTGGTGTCCTGGTTAGACAAGTCCTCGCGGACCGTTCCCCATGCTTCGATCTTGACATCAAAGGATACGTTGTCCCCATCCAGCTTCGGTTTGAACGATGCTTGCCCTTTG
This genomic window from Paenibacillus hexagrammi contains:
- a CDS encoding sensor histidine kinase, with amino-acid sequence MIQRRPWHGVEWTLFILLSGNTMLGLVYVLLHMNEFKHISVPLTIVFLLLSYGLPLLFWRPGYVSCQLYPLAVLITNAPLQIYLSWREQDIYSIINCPLMAVGFLTDRKNAWWIAPIYILAMPVTYYFLVDSEQIVGEVFSQVLYAVLFYTIGISLQRVVSSNEKTETLLAENQRQYQLIHEQNNVLEQYANQIEQLTLVEERNRMARELHDTVGHTFTSVIMGMDAVSYLIEAAPDKAKEKLDVLRDVTRSGLEEVRRSIHQMMPHGDDMLLSYQLNRLANEFAVHTGTQIRFNTEGQEYELPKQAKLSLIRCLQESLTNAKRHGRAAAVEVRLAYTDDQVTLLIEDDGVGTDRLNAGFGIGAMQERISALQGTLQIRSALGQGTVVSCSIPAPQQLAL
- a CDS encoding ABC transporter ATP-binding protein, yielding MKTADAALPIVQMEQVCKKIGAKTIIDKLSFEVPRGEVFGFLGPNGAGKTTTIRMMVGLMSITEGDIRIGGHSIRTHFEEAIRHIGAIVENPEMYKFLSGYHNLVHYARMIPGISAQRIEEVIKLVGMENRIHDKVKTYSLGMRQRLGIAQALLHKPSVLILDEPTNGLDPAGIRELRDHLRKLTREEGISVIVSSHLLSEMELMCDRVAIIQNGSLVDVRLIKDFRQADDKLQVVFDLEPLDAARNLVKEVSLEAVYELRGETLVMTLDRTEVAAWNKRFVEAGINVFGIRTANKSLEDQFLEMTGSDQIA
- a CDS encoding ABC transporter permease, giving the protein MIKLLNLIQNENMKIYRRLRTWILILLLVMFVVIVAIFSHSGKEDQLANWKEMTQGSMDQAAKEMTNPELSPTFKEQLKQEMKLKQYALDHDIPPVEMTMWGGVQNAANLIQFVTLFTVIIAGDMVAGEFTWGTIKLLLIRPASRSKILLSKYMATLLFAALLLVILFISAVFISGLIYGFSYFNMPYTALGEGGAIQVSSMPLHMMADYSLKLVELVMVVTLAFMISTVFRSSSLAIGISIFIMFAGQVISMLLLRYSWGKYFLFANTDLTPYLDGKPLADGMSLGFSISVLLFYFLLFNVLSWEIFRRRDIAA
- a CDS encoding HAD family hydrolase — encoded protein: MKEQTILFDLDDTLIHCNRYFDFVIDQFVDRMLTWFSGHQLTPQHIKKKQVEIDLAGVQIHGFKPERFPKSFVETYHWFSNVLGRETSETEEAHLMDLGHTVYSYTVEPYPLMHETLDALRSAGHKLYLYTGGDATIQMKKVADSGLHDYFDDRVFVTVHKTKEYMKSLVHEQRFDPRRTWMIGNSVRTDVLPALHAGIHTIYIPAHQDWEYNTGTIDVEPQGAFYQLESLREVPPTIDEYVKKTASL
- a CDS encoding bactofilin family protein; the protein is MFKTRKSLLNPNTTDTLIGEGTLFEGCIRSEASIRIEGQIIGDVTCNGDVTIGEHGHVRSDITARDVVLAGIVHGNITTSGKLTITSTGTLLGDISAASITIEEGGVFQGTSKMERKQPSLASQGSGDPDKAAKPAPQAGESLKAPAVAISN
- a CDS encoding M23 family metallopeptidase, yielding MKLKWKPKKLTLVIIPEANQSIVRFRITNLFTYAIATCGSLLLAICLMTYALHLHTSKAASVLKSQLRGEKLQLSAALTSKNQAIEQLQNEVIQLSQQAEQMKAKVEQMKQLEHELKALSLDDASSKEASGASSAVAQAEKLMIGPALGVGGSSKSVSQDDILKLGEQTSASLTALNTEVSKLGLSLAEAKRQQEKLRAIPSIWPTTTKLVTSNYGYRKDPFTAKPSFHAGIDFGAKANEPVFAAADGKVVSTGTDRFHGNNIIVEHTSGLRTWYMHLNKMFVRKGEHVEKGQKIGLVGSTGRSTGPHLHYEILKNGKSVDPKPYLKTVRKEAN
- a CDS encoding GerAB/ArcD/ProY family transporter, with amino-acid sequence MDSKQIINQRQLAWLASSVITSGGILTLQNVLIRVSEMDAWFSYLIPVFYVFAIAAFFGYLSKHYPGKHIFEITMEVLGRWGGTLVNLVILFHLWLIAARDVGSLAKFSSTLLLHHTPIEILILLPCLVLCYFGKSSVEVIARVNDLFYPLFVVSVMAMPLLLSNEFYLRLISPVLTAPVYNLTFSNLLTIGSAGDIFILGAFLHTVYNASYIRSSIRHGAMLGIFLLTLLIFMVLIVLGPKMPGNFLYPTYNLVQMIHVTDFLDRLDIVMLTVWFPTIACKMIALYTALLLGISSLFKERNYPIFNKPVAMVLVMTTIMSFRSTTELLSFANFSSPVIVLAYQPAVMILLFVVVKIKSRKLGMGNQEKQEKQEKQEKQEKQWNQASQVSQEKRGNQVNQASQGNQDNQDSQGDSRSQSKHQPASGGSDAQSKSRAAFWSKNLTYSHWLWIGNLLMLASLGSMAAGLVFSRYNPQSGTVCASLYGCCLTLTAFTTYMEVSRIKQSQAGNK